The window agtaaattgaaatttgcTTCTACAAAATGGAAAGTCAAAAAATGTTACCATATGTGTAACAGctttacaaaaacattctatatgaaatattgaaaaacttACATGTTCCGCCGCGTTGTAAGGAGATCGACTGCCCCAGAAGCCACTCTCTGAAGCAAGGATGAAAGAATACTCTTCCGCCAGATGGCGCGCTCTGCACGAGAAATGCATCGAGGAGTTCGAGCTGCTGCTTGAACTTGGGCCAGGGCAAGTGGTTGGGCGGGAGGCCGGAACACACAGCCTGGTAAAGCTGGTCGTCTTTGAGTGGGTAGAGGGAGGCAAGGGCGACTGCAACCACATCCCGTACCTCGTCAAACGAAGTGTAGCTCATGAAACGCAGATTGCATTGCAAAAGGAAAACCTGAAATAGATTGTTACGTTACGATGAGTTGAGTTTAGGCCATCTATTTAACATATTTACTCAGAAAATCGGAcagttgaaaacaaaaagacaGCAATGAAACAAATTACGCACCTCGTGCATGTTGACAGGTATCACTTTGAATCCAGCGCTCTTTGGAACGATCGCCCCTTGTTCTATGAGGTCAAGGGTCATGCGAAGAAAGAGGAAACTTCCGCAGgctaattttaataaatgttGACTCAGCTGTTTCTGAGTGACAGTAGGATCGGACTTCCCTAAAAAATATGAGAGCAAGACTTGAATTATTAAATTCCTATTAcaacaagaaatattttaagtctTAGTCAAAAATACAgctaaaacattaaatttccaaaattaaagaaaatccaACTTGATACTATAAGATTCTCACCTGACAAGGACAAGTTGGCTAATGTACTTGAAAGCGACATGCGGTGATTCACGTAAACTTGCATATCACGTGAAATGTGATTGCTCTCGCTATCTAGCGATATAAAATGGACAGGAAACTGCGCCACTAGAGGCTGATTGTCAGTCCGGCAGGTGGCAACAAGTTTTATGAAATCCGGAATGTCAGGAAGATGTTGTTGAAGGAAAGATAGGATCGAAAATCCGCAGTCCGGTCGATAGAGTTCTGCTTCGTTCAAAGCGTCCACGACAATGACGAGATTGGAACGAGGAAGTTTCTGGGCTGCAGACATTATGACGTGTAATAGCTTGCATTGTTACGTTTCAATATATTGATTAGAACAACTTATGCAGTATTCCACTTATATCGGTTATATATCCGTTACTTCCATTACAAGAAGCTgattttcattattatttcACTTACTTTGTTTTAACATAACAAGTGGTTCGAGTATGGCTTTATGCAGAGCTTGCGAAGGGTTTTGAATGCAGTTCCTAATGCTCAGAAGGTTCTGAAGATGTGGTTCCTGAATGAGCAGTTCCCTGTATGCGGTTAGCTGCGGCGCTTGCGACAACTGAGCCGCAATACTGTGAAGAAACTCCGGTACATAGCACGTCGTGTTGTTGTCAGATTGGCAGAAGTGAAAGGCGACGATCTATAAAATAGTAACAACCGTTTATTTATCACATTACAATAgcttcacattgcaaaacgcgTAACACAATAACTGACTTGTGATGCGAGTTTTCGACTCGAATCCTCGGTAAGGGAGGTTTGGCTGCTAGCCCGGCTACTAGCCATGCTGCCGAGTACAGGACTAGCGGTCCGACTGGAATGATTTGAGCTCCCGCCGTGGTGGAAATGTTGTCGAGAAAGTGGGCTCGACGACCTGGACATTGAATTTTGGACGCGATGAATGGAATCTGGAAAAACTGTGCAATTAGAAAACTATTACCGTTGATACGGCACACAGCAAATGAATAGCAAAAGACGATGTCTCACCCATTTCAGATTTGTTATTGGGACGAGAATTCCGCCAACCGTGATAACTGTGCGACACTAAGTGGTCGACAATGGCAGTTTTACCATAGCCAGGCGACCCGGTAATGATCTGCAAGATTATAAAATAGAACAATAAACTCCATAAAATACACATTATTTCATCccaaaaattcttttaaaagaAGATTTATAAAGTACTCACCACGCCTTTGTTCTTAGGCTCTCTTGAGGCGAGAATGGATAGGATTTCGTTGAAGAGCCAGTCTCTTCccacaaattttgtttcactGGTGACAGCCGATGGAAGCTCAAACTGAAGACCTTGAAGAACAACGTCTGGAGGACGATATGGCGCAAATCgaactgaaaataaaactgttggTTGTAGGCGACAAACAAACTCattaagttaagtttttcaGAATTAGattaaaagcaaaacactAAGCTGTTACCTTTCGCGTCCGTATTTGCTCTTCTTCTGTCGCCTGGATTCGACCTTGTCGATGACCTAGCGTTACTTTGACGTTTAAAGGTGTCGTCTTCATTGACAACGGTACGGTCGTCACTCGTCATCAAAACTGAATGCGGACGAGGTTGTTCCCACAACGCGTTTATACTTCCGTGAAGTTTCGGTTTTGTAGGTTTTTCTCCGCCGGTTAAAAGTACCCCAGTGGATTCCGCCCTGCTAATCCCCAATCCTGCGAACGAACTGCTCAAGGGCAATTGCTTCCCTTGATTCAACGTCACCGGAACTTCCCTTCTGACGTCATCCGACCACACTTTACTTTGCCCCCTGAAGGAGGGGTTATTGTCCTTTGGGGGGAGGGCTCCGGAAGATAGTGTACCCGCAGCTCCGTCTGACGCTAGGCGGATCCGGCTGGTTAATGTGGAACTGGCAGTGCTGAAGCTATCGTCAGGTTTAAGTCTTCCATCTTTAAACGTCCCATTGTGTATGTGTGGGGGTTGAAGGTGGGTGTGTCTATCTAAAGGACTTGGAGTGTATCGCGTTTCCGGGTAAAGGTGGAAGTCTGTaagaaaaacaataagtttTAACAACAACTAACCAAAAAGTCATCCACTATACAACTCGTTAATACATCTCAACCATTGACCAGAAAACTAAATGAAccgtttaaaaacaaaacacagttAACTCACTTTTAGGGGGAAGGGGAGGAGCAACCTCGATTGATGGAAGAGCTGGATTGTCAGCGGGAAATTTCACCGAATCGGACGTTGTTAGAGGAGGCAGAGGTAAAGTATCAGCCGAGGATACCTAAAGATCAAAGCGGAATTAAAAAAACGACCGATATTAATCGGCTAATACCAGAATTGCAATTTGACTAGCGCGAGTGAAAATCTTTTGTTTAGCTAATTCGTACGTTAGTTTTCGGTTTGCTGACGTTTACTTCACAAACCGACACTGCAGGAGTGATAGACTGCGATGAAGAAACACTTGATCTAGTTGAACGATTAGGGGAATCCCTGCAGAGTTGAGGGAGCTTTTTCACTTCCGCATCTTAAACAACAAAGAGATTGTTTGTAGAATCGTTCCTTAAAACGCCGATGTAGGTATACAGCCCGCTTAAGCAGTTTCAATGTCACTACCTTTTTCAACCGGTGGGTCGTTCTGTGGTTTCGGGCGTTTTGTCGAAGGTCGGCGGGTTCGAATTGCTCCTGACATCGTCGCCGACTTCGATCCTCTCCGGGGATCGGAATTCCACAATGGTGCGTTGCTCTGTTCAGCTAATTTCGATTGAGAAAAGTTGGCTCTGAAATatgttaataattaaaatcaaacaaacctTACTTCTACTAACCAACAACAGTTTTTCTGTTACTACAAAAACTAGAACtgctctctctctctctctttctcTCTCTCTTTTCCGTTGCAGTTTGCTTTGAAGAATTTGATATTCTACTCACCCAACTGCGGATGGACAGATTATGTCGGAAGAGCTCCTTGAGTGAGTGGGAAGTGGGACGTCGTTAAGGGAGTTAAGATCTTGATGTGTCCTGGAATCAAGTGACCCAGTCCGGTTGGGATCATATGGAGCTGTAGATGGGAGGAAAACTGATGCTCCGTGCCGAAATTCCGAGTCAAAAGACCCCACGCTGCTCcctgataaaaataaatggtgatttttaatttcttgatCTTTTGACAGCAGAACATCTGAATAGAAAAACGCCCTAACAGCTATATTTACTGACCAATGCCTTTGTCGGAAAGGGTAGACGCAGGACTGATTGTTTGTTTCTTCTTTAAGTCGCTTTTTTGGATTTTAATGCTGTTGTGATGACTCAGCATTGGGTGGGGGTGGTTTGTCGTTTTAACGTGGCTGACTCTGCAAAAATTTAAGTGGTTTAAGCAGAATTGAGCATTGCCTTAAAGATTTCGTCTCGTTAAATAACAGCATTGTTATTGAGCCAACAAATAACAAGATAtgtcaaaaaagaaacaaagaaggGAGtgctaaatttaaaaaccaacTTAAAGACAATCAAATTACCGTTGATCCCCAAGAAAGAGGCCAAGTTTGGTCATCAAAGATGGGTCAGGATCGTCCAGGTCCGGGAGGCCTTTGCTGTTGGGGCGATTTGTGGTGGAAGAAGCGCTGCCTGTACCTGCGTCTTGAAAAGAAGATAATCAACTTTAATTAAATAAGCACAAAAAGCACGAATTAAACATGCGGAAAAGATTAAAGACTTTTTGGtaacaacataaaaattgGTTGAACGCAATCTGTATTATCAGCCGACACACACAAAAAAACGGAAAACCAGTAAGCTTGCCCCATGCCAACAAGACTGGCAGATATCAATCTTGAACCAATTTTATAGTTGATATCAAAAACCTGTTTCCTTTTCTTACGTATTTCCGCTTTGAATCACGCGTGGGAACTCTAATGCGGAAGTAATTGAGTGAAATATATCAAGGTGGCGGTATTTGAAGTTAACAGCAATTTAGTTCTAGCTTAAGagtttttcaatgtgatgCAAACATTCAAAACGCGACAAGGCTATAACCTTGTTTTCTTGCACCAAAAGTAAGCTATCACACTTGGGATttcttaaaatactttttggcTTTACGTTGTAACCAATGTAACGCATTCCATTGGTAACAGTAACCACAAATACACGGTCCGCGTCTCACTTAACGTAGTTCGGAAGATAACGTGTCTAACTTTGTCGTTAAGTAACGCCAACAGTTCCCCACACAAATTTATCTTCTCCTTCGTTTTTCGTTTACTCCACCTTGAGAACAAGACCTCCATTTGTGTTACCGATAGAAGCAATCAACCTGTCACCAAAACTCTAGTCTAGCCAAACTGTAACTACAACAAGGTATCCGAAAATAAACTGCAAGTATGTCTGAGctaaaactaataaaatttaCCAGCACATCACCAATGACATTGATATCGTCACAACGCATCCGGACCTAGTGGCCAACAAGCAATCTATAAATTACTTGCCTCAATTGGTATCCTTGTCAAGACTACATCACTTATTCGCAACCATGTTCCATGAACCTCCTAGCAACTCATTTTGTGCCGGCAAATATCGATTTTCCGGTTTGCAGCAAGGTTAAATACAACTGCTCTGCTTTCTCTATTAATGCGCTTTGGTAATGGGAGTTTAATTGGTCACCGAAGCGGTGCAGTACGCCCGTAAATCCTATGACCACGTGTCTTGGCCTtgttaagctaaaaatatTGACCGAAACGTCACCGTGTCTCGTGCTTCAAGGGAAATATTTTGCTTGCCGATTAAGTTGCGGAGTTAATTACCTGGCGTGTGCTATTCACGTCTTATACTTGTAGTTATGGTGCATTTTTCTTGTCCGCTTCGGGTTTACAGATTGTTTTGGCAACAAGTCTAAAATGGCAACCCTTGTGCAATCGTTGGCCTATTCTTATCGGTTTGGAATTCTAAATCCAAGTACAGTTATTCACACGCACCCTTCGTGCATTTGGCAGgtttaactttaacaaaaccGCGTAAAACCACAGACAGATAAGCGCGAAGCTTATCAATTGCGACATACCAGTATTTGCTTTAGCCTCTCGTGTTCAACGTTAGAGCGTCACCTTGAAAACAAGGCGTCACCTTATTAGGCGCAGATTACACAACAGAACAAGTTAGCACTTCACAAATACCTTCGTCAAACATGGAGTTAAAGATTAATATGAAGCAACGCGAAAACAGCTACTTTGGTCAATCAATTGAGCAAGTCCACACCAAATGTGCGACCAAAAGCGCAAGTGGCGAAAGTCGCCAAAGAGTCTCGTACGAAATTGCaacatatttacaaaaatgaCGAGACTTAAGTGCTACCAGATTAATGTTTAATAACGTTGAACAAAGatagtgtttttttttcgaacggggcattttattttgtattcgAGTACAGTATGTCCGAAAACACGCAACTGCTGATACCACGATTTCAACGTAAACAGCGAACGACATTGTTAGCATATAACGCTTTTCATTGTCTGCAACTGTGAAAATTTTTCCAGACGTCCCGGTCCAAATTGCTACGAGTGTTTCTCCAGAGTCTCTTTCAACGTAAATAACGAGCAATCATAATCTTACGTCAGAGCAGTATAATTCATAGCCGGATTAGACTCCTTCTTTGTGAGTCACAGAATCCTTTGACAACTCCCACTGAACTTCATATCAAAACGGTCTCATTTTTCGATCGCATAATCGATTACGATGAAAATAATCACTGGAAACCTTGAAATTCTTTTACCGATTCGCGCATTAACAAATTTCGAGTGATATGATACTTGTGTGAATACTTATACACACATGGTTACTCAAGCGTCATGTGCTTACGTATTCAAGGCCTGTAGCTTATACAAGAGCTTTCAAGCTTTTCCGTTCAGTTCCGATAACGGTCTGGTTTAGACAGTAAGCCCTTGTCACACGATATTGCATGTCAAACACAAGATACGCACAACAAAAGTAATATCATTATCCAGAGTTACTGTAAAGGCGGTATTTCTTATCGCTCCGAATCATCTTTCCGCCTACGTCGGGCACGGAAGTCAAAACGTGGATGACTTATCTTCGCTTAACATCATAGCTTTTTAAGGGGGCTGACGTAATGGCTTTTacaatattgtttttgattttgcatAAATTCATGTTCGTGCTCGCCGTGACGTAGCGCGGTTGATGAGGAACGTAAAATATTCCAGAATGTTCTTAAACTTCAACCCTTACCTTCCTCGGACGAGGGCACGGATGGAATTTCGACAAATTTCGGCTTTCTTGTACCTGGAAGCGCTGCAAGGTAAGACAAACACTAGTTAGGATATTAGTTGAGCATCcatggaaaatatttcaaaaatcgCGCTCAAAAACGAGCCGCCTACCATGTGTGTTCTCATCGATGGTTGTCATGTCTTTCTTTTCGTTTATCaattataaattagttatatacaaaCACAGTAGTATTGATTTGATATTAAATATCACCATATATATTCATCATACCCTAAAGTTCTGGTCGTATGATAgctgaaaaatataaattccGTTATTGATggtttgataattaattaaaaactgACGAATTCGGTCTGACGCCAAGCAATCACTTTCAATTATAATGTCACAATGTCAAAGAAATCTCTGAATCAAAGGGGCCGacttttgttacgtcatagtAACGTATAAAGGTTTAAATGCGTCTACTTGAATCTGGTTTGAAATTTAAGTTAAGTCAGATGTTTTGACACATAAAATATCGAAAAACCTTAACACATCCACATGtaatcatttacattttacgaCGAATTCGATTAAATTCAACTCTTGAGTCTTTAGCCTTGTCGGGCACATAAAACTTCGTCTGTCAGtcttaaaaataacaaactcaGCTTTCCAAAACTGTTTAGACAAATCTGACATTTGCTGGCCTTCAATAACACCCATCATTCTTCTGACAAACTCACAAAGTACAAGAACAGCTTAACTTAAAGAGAATAACTTTTATAAACAATGCCAAGctggaaaaaagaaactttgcaATGTGCTAATAATCTAATCAAAATAGCTGGAATTCACAGACTCATTCAACACTTTGAGCGCAGTTGGACTTCTTTGCTTTCTAATTCACTGTTTACAAAATAGAAGGGATCTAGATTATtcagtttaaaacaaacagaGCGGGCGCGATTAAAAGTCGGGCCAAAAGCGACTTTACCCAACAATTCATTTGCCGCTCACTATCTTTTTGATGTACTCCAAACAAAgatgaaaaaactttaattctttgtgTCCGGTAAGGATAACATTGCAGTAAAAAAGGTGAAAAGACagacgtttttcaaaatactgtATGCTATACCAAAACCGAATTAAGCAAATTTTCTACTCtgctttcaaaacaaaaccaatatGCGTAGATAACGTACAGTAAGATCATTTTAGCAAACCTACAGGCAAAAAACGTTGTCTTAAGTGCACTCAAACCCGCAAGTGAAAAAGGAACTTGTAATAAAatacagaaaaattttaaaattccaCCCTTGACCTAAAGCATAACTGCGCTTGACAACACGAGGTGAAGCTACAACAGGATACTTGAGCCTTTTAAAGCATTCGGCCATGTAGGAAACTGCTTTTGACAACATAGCTAGTTGCACTTCAATTATTCCTGTATGCTGTAAACAAAAGCAATCTCTGAGTAAAGTGACCGTACCAATCATCCGTATTAAGTCCCTTAACGCTAAACATATcaccaaatattttaaaaatatcccAAATACGTGTAAGCTTTCCGCATTTTTAAGTCAAGTCCCTATTCATAGATACGACAGGTTACGACCAACACCATTCCTTGGTCGTAGATTGATTATTTTGACATTTGTCGTGTTTCAAGTTAGTCGCCCACCCACCAGGCCGGCTGATCAATAGTATGTCAGGTATTAAATATCGTCAAGAATAATCGGCGCATACTTCGGCGACAGATCGAGCGATTACAGTCCAAACTCCCTTGACGTAAGGACATTCCAACCTGTATTATCAGAACTTTGCATAAACATAGGGACTGACTCGGGCAATCAAGTAAAGTTAAAACTCTTTGAACTGGGATAAATAAAAACCATCACAGTCTGCACTATCTCAACCTTACTTCTAGAGTTTTCCCTACAAACACTACTCCTCGTTATTTTTCTGTCAAGATTAATAACGTCCTGTATTTGTTTCACGTAAAACGATTAGTTTGCGACAATCATTATCAAACGCCACTCCTATCCTTACCGGTTGTAGTTAGCAATTGACGAGTCAATTTACGCGTCAACCAAGGCAAAGAAGTGGTGATTATGATACAAATAATGTCAAAGTAATTTAAATCTACGCCACAACCTGGATTTCTACCGTTAAACACTATGCAACAGcgaaattaaaattgttaataCCTTCAAACGTCACAGCACTAAGCTAATAAACTGGCGGCCCGGTAATTACTTGAAGTTGGAAATTGTACTGTGGCGTACTACTTAACTGCTGAACAAAACGGAGATGGTTTGGCAAATCATCCAAATGCGTTTGTACGAAATCAAGTACTTCTGTAAAAGCAGGCGGTCGAACAAGTGTCTGTTGAGTAGGTTGCTACAACACTGACAAAATATTAAGTGCCGCTGTAGCAGATGTACCTACGCATTTACGTGGTGAAACACACTAGGGAAAAACTGACAATACTTATTATCGTTGAAACCACTTGCTGTTTTAAACGCTATATGAATCAACCAAGTTATTCTTCTATCTTCACAATACTTGTTTTGACGTGCGGTTCGATACAATGTCTCCATGTAGAATGACCGGTAGATTATCTTCATTTGTTTTCAACACACGGGAATATAATCCTcaataaattacataaaacCTTTGATTACACTTATCGATTGTTCCACTTCACTAAACAAGCGAAGGAAGGCTGCACTCAGTGATCTCCTAAATTCATCCAGGATTTCATATTATGCTGTACTAGGCCTAAAGATCAAGGCTATTTTTTCACAGCTTTATTTCCTCAAATGTGCGAAGCGTAACCGTTTGAAAATTTGACGGCACACTTGAAAACCAGGTAATTCGATACGCGGCTTATGAAAGTAGCAAAAGCCCGCAGGGTGGCGAAGGAATTTTACAATAGAATTTCTGCTGACCGCCGACAGAGGTACTTTGACCAATACACCGTAAATAAACCAAGTCAAACACGCCTTTCCGAGCAAATGCGCTAATTCTCGTGAGTGAGTCATAAGTATTTCATAACGACACTTTCGTTAAAAATAATTCTATcgacgtattacgcgacggcCGACAACCGCCCAAAGCGTACCATACGTCATCGCCATAAAATGTGAGATAAAAATCACTGTAAAGTAGTCTTTATCGGTCAAGCGCATGTctattacaaataaaataaaattaacagaaAGGATAGCTTTAACCTATCATTCTGTAGACTAAATGAATTACATCCGACGCTTAGAACCACAGAGAGTAGGCTACTTCTGCTAACCGTTTATGGATTGTAAACCAACCGGTAAGAACCAAATAAGACCTATCAAAAAGATAAACGTGCTCCATTTATAACCAAAGTAACTTTCTCATATCAAATACAGGGTGAAATCAAACATAAGATGACAACCTATGCTTCCTATCACGTGACATATACAGACGAACGCTCAAGCGTTTCACCGCCTAGATTTATCCAACCTTTAACAGTGACGAATTAATAGATATTATGACGAAAGAAACTATTTTGCtctatttatcaaaaaacttGTTCTATTGTCAGACGCCAAGATTATATCAACTCCAAAGTACACCGCTGCTTTAACTTGCATTGAAAAGTGAACCTGCTGTACTGAATGGTGAATAACGTTGGTCAATAACATTGGTGAATAACGTCAACtagttaattattaattaaattgGCTTTAACGTGCGCCTATATATGAGTTACCGACaaagaagtttgttttaaaagggAGGGTAATGTCTAACTCCAACCTCACACTAACCTACGTTATCGTCCATGTGATAATAAGCACTTGGTCAACATCCGCCCGAGTAACTCATAAAATTTAACGTGTTCAATCCCTAGGGTTTTTACTGGGAAGTGTGAACTCTCAAAAGGCAGAATATTATGAGCTTGGTGGCTTTAAGCATAGTTATTCAGTTTCCTTGGAATGCCATGACGCGCACCGACGAAAGCCTTTGAGGCTTAGATCTTCAAAATGCCGCCGAAACTATTTTTGCTCCGATTCATATACCAGAATTTCCACGCCTTGACTTCTCTGTAATAAGGCCGAATCACATAGCGAAAGGTGGCACTTGAAATTCCAAGGATGTTCAAAAACACTTCACAGGCAAGAATTGCGGCTCCTCGACCATCACGTATCGTATACTTAGCCTCGAAAACGCGATCCTCGCCCAACCGTGAGGTCGAATATACTTTGAGGTTGTTACAGATTCGATACGATATGTCGTTTTAATTAATACTAGGAGAATGTAATCTCAACCAACTTCGGGAAGTTTAACGCCTGACGCAGAACGTTGGAAAGTCTACAAACCACATCCTAGCCAAGAACTGGTATTCaatgaaactaaaactttcattgaaaattccaaaatattCCAATCTTTAAGCATGATGCATAACATTAGCACACGGTTCAACTGTACGATTACTCTGCTGCCAGAAATCGCCTAATATGCATGATCATCATTTCTAAAAGTctaaactatttttaaaaccagTTGACAGTTTCCAGCTGTGAAGAACTTTGGTCAAACAATTTCACACCTGCGTGTCAAGTACACACATAAAGAACGTATACCACGTGTACATAATCCTGTTGTATTAGTTAGCGCTAAAGTTGTGTGTTTTTAAACACATACTTTTCGCATGTATCATTGAATTTTGATAAACGATTGCAAAGGCTTGCGTCATGCTTACGTCACTCCGTATACAAACACTATCAAGAATTGTTTAAAGCAGAGTCATGCAGGTGTCAATTAAACATAGCCCCAGGGTGAAATTGTTAATGActtaaacaaagttaaaaacataaatcatTACTGTGTACCAGTAAAGGTGTCACCCATGGCAGGACGACATAACGCTGTACATTCCAAtgttaaacaataaacttCCATAAAAACGCTCTTAAAGAACTAACTTCAATTAGACAATCGGGTTAACGCCCGTTTTTGCGCCAATAAAATTACCCCATTAAGTTTTACAACGGACGACGAATATACGAGACAATCTTTGAACACACATTAAACGTCACAATCACGAATAATCTGCATGATTTCGACATAAAAGAATAGAGCACGCCGCGGGCGACACCGCGTTGTTTCACGGATCTAATTATGCATGCTTCAATGGTAGATATGCTTCGTTGAAAAGGACGTAAATTTGGCTCAAATAGTTTTGTGGTGGGCCAGGAATTCCGTGGGCAACCAAGCATCCTACACACGCTTAATAATTCATGTTTTTCAGTAACTCTTTGGCGAAATAGACTCAAAACCGAccacataaaaacaaaattaataactTGAAAAATTATACTTCCAGCACGTGTCTTCGTCATGCATTCACATTTAAATAAGTTGCCAAAATTTAAGCAACGATATAAAAATTGACAACCACCGTAAATCTATCGAGTtctaaataaaagtaatttagCATAATTTTGGGAACCAGAAGTTGTAAAACTTCTTCCATGCAGTCACAGTCATTAGTCATATTGGTCCACAAAAccgggtctagtatacaagtgcaaaaCGACatgatgcctttgtatactagaccccaactactcaaattgtgacgtcagctGGCTATGCACTAGAATACTAGATCCACAAAATCTTCGCAACGGTCATAAACACATTGATTTACCAACTTCGGAATTCGACAGGTTGGCAAATTTGCCAACTTGATAACTGAAATGCCTAGTTAGACGACATGGCATAAAGCACTCGTTAAAGCAATAAACCAACCAACAAAAAGCCATTTTAGAATACCTCGTAACCTTCACCAGCAAATGAGTTTTATGgtccaaataaatgaaatggaATTAGTGCTAGTGATTTCCGCTGTTCTCTGCTA of the Clavelina lepadiformis chromosome 7, kaClaLepa1.1, whole genome shotgun sequence genome contains:
- the LOC143464755 gene encoding protein TANC2-like isoform X3: MTKLGLFLGDQRVSHVKTTNHPHPMLSHHNSIKIQKSDLKKKQTISPASTLSDKGIGSSVGSFDSEFRHGASVFLPSTAPYDPNRTGSLDSRTHQDLNSLNDVPLPTHSRSSSDIICPSAVGANFSQSKLAEQSNAPLWNSDPRRGSKSATMSGAIRTRRPSTKRPKPQNDPPVEKDAEVKKLPQLCRDSPNRSTRSSVSSSQSITPAVSVCEVNVSKPKTNVSSADTLPLPPLTTSDSVKFPADNPALPSIEVAPPLPPKNFHLYPETRYTPSPLDRHTHLQPPHIHNGTFKDGRLKPDDSFSTASSTLTSRIRLASDGAAGTLSSGALPPKDNNPSFRGQSKVWSDDVRREVPVTLNQGKQLPLSSSFAGLGISRAESTGVLLTGGEKPTKPKLHGSINALWEQPRPHSVLMTSDDRTVVNEDDTFKRQSNARSSTRSNPGDRRRANTDAKVRFAPYRPPDVVLQGLQFELPSAVTSETKFVGRDWLFNEILSILASREPKNKGVIITGSPGYGKTAIVDHLVSHSYHGWRNSRPNNKSEMDSIHRVQNSMSRSSSPLSRQHFHHGGSSNHSSRTASPVLGSMASSRASSQTSLTEDSSRKLASQIVAFHFCQSDNNTTCYVPEFLHSIAAQLSQAPQLTAYRELLIQEPHLQNLLSIRNCIQNPSQALHKAILEPLVMLKQTQKLPRSNLVIVVDALNEAELYRPDCGFSILSFLQQHLPDIPDFIKLVATCRTDNQPLVAQFPVHFISLDSESNHISRDMQVYVNHRMSLSSTLANLSLSGKSDPTVTQKQLSQHLLKLACGSFLFLRMTLDLIEQGAIVPKSAGFKVIPVNMHEVFLLQCNLRFMSYTSFDEVRDVVAVALASLYPLKDDQLYQAVCSGLPPNHLPWPKFKQQLELLDAFLVQSAPSGGRVFFHPCFREWLLGQSISLQRGGTLQSSSKFRVDVKRGYALLATVLSHQPVERLHQHATLELAHHVLKAGMFKNQSKQTGVSASESNARFMASSSKQLTEALSSMRNLFYPNLKVSKLLLRAGANPNIQTSIFSNASPLSVVAHTGCTELAEVLLMFGADVNLPASNGMAALTFAAAAGHLPVVELLLRYSPALNQMDQNGHTPLLHAISRGHSAIAKLLLSPQFFPSPDHQTHAAQQALVAASTTGNTELINYLLDFDNFNCDVNGLEPCQGESPLTSAAAHGKSQVCEFLVRQFKASFNVRNKNGFTPLISAVKHGEWDAADLLLNLGAPIEATDASGKTPLITAACHGHLGVVELLLSRGANVHSEDREGLTALGWASLQGHPHCVRSLIGRSKINHCDMSGRTALHLAAFFGDAQVLDLLLDQGADITHMDASGMCALDRAIGCQNIAVVARLLQRGVPIQATSWAMAIGKPNVTIALLTKSLEDGNSYYKNSDFVKAREVYARSLKHVGELSSQNKQPPPHGKLADTCAHLLLGYSRCLRKLGDLDGAESSASRALDLKPHWYEALYARARVLRELLRLKSALRDVMDAEQTAPTNNLKEIRRLIEKIKEEIRKSGSRHSRPPSVSSEIIPVPHPRPRLNSASSYHGNTSRGTSPTPSMTPELARSFQGRNHGNRISSLYGPDQQRVNSHDGLSDSMISLPAYSNDSGLANGSVRRVPRTNPHWRPSAADFHRSMSEDNRHHPQSFRDDLSYGHPNGHLPPRHDPSRASFVTDL